A genomic window from Flavobacterium azooxidireducens includes:
- a CDS encoding SGNH/GDSL hydrolase family protein, with amino-acid sequence MKTRIYLFLILFLSFLGCSNDDENTQNIPIPTTRNIKYLALGDSYTIGQSVCATCRFPAQLKDSLKNYLPAADDISVKVVAQTGWTTTNLKNGIANENLIAEYDLVTLLIGVNNQYQNRPFSLYETEFPELLQTAIALAKGDKNRVIVVSIPDYAFTPFGQGSSNPQNISNQLDQYNLFAKDHAESLGIEFVNITDITREGLNNTNLVASDNLHPSELAYSRFVERLLPIARNILGI; translated from the coding sequence ATGAAAACGAGAATCTATCTTTTTTTGATTCTATTTTTATCATTTTTAGGATGTTCTAATGATGATGAAAATACTCAAAACATTCCCATTCCAACTACTAGAAATATCAAGTATTTAGCTTTGGGCGATAGTTATACGATTGGTCAAAGTGTTTGTGCAACATGTAGATTTCCTGCACAATTGAAAGATAGTTTGAAAAATTATCTACCCGCTGCAGATGACATTTCAGTGAAAGTGGTGGCTCAAACAGGCTGGACAACTACCAACTTAAAAAATGGTATCGCTAACGAAAATTTAATAGCAGAATATGATTTAGTAACGTTGTTAATTGGTGTAAATAATCAATACCAAAACAGACCTTTTTCATTATATGAAACTGAATTTCCAGAATTGTTGCAAACAGCAATTGCATTGGCAAAAGGAGATAAAAATCGTGTCATTGTAGTTTCAATTCCTGATTATGCTTTTACACCTTTCGGACAAGGAAGTTCAAATCCGCAGAATATTTCGAATCAATTAGATCAATATAATTTATTTGCTAAAGACCATGCAGAATCACTCGGAATTGAATTTGTAAATATCACAGATATTACTCGAGAAGGATTAAATAATACTAATCTTGTTGCATCCGATAACTTGCATCCATCAGAATTGGCTTATTCTAGATTTGTAGAAAGACTGCTTCCTATTGCAAGAAACATTTTAGGAATATAA
- a CDS encoding type II toxin-antitoxin system ParD family antitoxin, with translation MAKNTSILLGEHFENFINEQIASGKYSSVSEVVRTALRFFEQEENKTKSLINELKVGEKSKKIKDFDRNKNLEQLNASFQK, from the coding sequence ATGGCAAAAAACACTTCCATTTTGCTAGGAGAGCATTTTGAAAACTTCATCAACGAGCAAATAGCATCAGGAAAATATAGTTCCGTTAGCGAAGTTGTTCGAACAGCTTTGCGTTTTTTTGAACAAGAAGAAAACAAAACTAAATCGCTCATCAATGAATTAAAAGTGGGCGAAAAAAGTAAAAAAATTAAAGATTTTGATAGAAACAAAAATCTTGAACAATTAAATGCTTCGTTTCAAAAATAA
- a CDS encoding type II toxin-antitoxin system RelE/ParE family toxin has product MSNYIISEKALEDINAIWVYTAQNWSVEQANRYYNLIFDEIEFISNNFEMAQDFGKLRKSYRYSKIKSHLIFFKKNKFNEIEVIRVLHERMDIENRLND; this is encoded by the coding sequence ATGTCCAATTATATAATTAGCGAAAAAGCATTAGAAGACATAAATGCAATTTGGGTTTACACTGCCCAAAACTGGTCAGTTGAGCAAGCTAACCGTTACTATAATTTAATCTTCGACGAAATTGAATTCATTTCCAATAATTTCGAAATGGCACAAGATTTCGGAAAGCTCAGAAAATCATACCGATATTCAAAAATTAAATCGCACTTGATTTTCTTCAAAAAAAATAAATTCAACGAAATTGAAGTCATTCGAGTTTTGCACGAAAGAATGGATATCGAAAATAGATTGAACGATTAA
- a CDS encoding NifU family protein, with product MTNEEIRVEIEKALDEIRPFLKSDGGDISLIDVLDDKHVKVRLEGACVGCSVNQMTLKAGVETTIKKYVPQIETVENVA from the coding sequence ATGACAAACGAAGAAATTAGAGTAGAAATCGAAAAAGCACTAGACGAAATCCGTCCGTTCCTAAAATCAGATGGCGGCGATATTTCACTCATCGATGTGCTCGACGACAAACACGTAAAAGTGCGACTCGAAGGAGCCTGCGTAGGCTGTAGCGTAAACCAAATGACGTTGAAAGCCGGTGTAGAAACGACCATCAAAAAATATGTGCCACAAATCGAAACAGTCGAAAACGTAGCTTAA
- a CDS encoding TolC family protein, with amino-acid sequence MNKRLLIVFLFTSSIFVRGQEISWSLQKCFDVALNNNIDIKIQQLEILRSKKNYTHPLLEMVPSVGLTANHSYNFGSTIDPNTNARVSSDIQWDNLNLNASVNLLDFSNLSTARKNKLEVELSKADKEVIEYEYKLQLLEKYFEVLYSQEQLKILKEQFKNAVYNLERIQKEVEIGSKPKSDLYDMQFNFSQEENEILISEQLYEYQKKELFQLMNDNETNTKNVILEPYFVTNSNENNIEITNNPKLNFAEINYKSSKKEVGVLRGDNLPTLSAFYGFSTFYSAPINRPDVVVDDFQTQFDNNKYHQTGLQLQIPIFTGFKHNRRIAAAKIQTERAKWQAEQEKIKINQQVELEKTQKNNYLQRNEKLKNSLDLAEKMFTTSQAKFLTGKTDAVVFSTIKNQRLNAEYEVLKNDLLFQYTSVRINLLTKNQL; translated from the coding sequence ATGAATAAGAGGTTACTAATTGTGTTCTTATTTACTTCGAGCATTTTTGTGCGTGGCCAAGAAATTTCTTGGTCACTCCAAAAGTGTTTTGATGTGGCTTTGAATAACAATATCGACATAAAAATTCAGCAATTGGAGATTTTGCGTTCCAAGAAAAATTACACGCACCCGTTATTAGAAATGGTTCCTTCGGTTGGATTAACAGCCAATCATAGTTACAATTTCGGTTCTACTATTGATCCGAATACCAATGCTAGAGTGAGTTCTGACATTCAATGGGATAACCTGAATTTGAATGCAAGTGTCAACCTACTCGATTTTTCTAACTTATCCACAGCTCGAAAAAATAAATTGGAAGTCGAACTAAGCAAAGCCGACAAAGAAGTCATTGAATACGAATATAAATTGCAACTACTCGAAAAATATTTTGAAGTTTTATACAGTCAAGAACAACTGAAAATTCTAAAAGAACAGTTTAAAAATGCGGTTTATAATTTAGAAAGGATTCAAAAAGAAGTCGAAATCGGAAGCAAACCAAAAAGTGATTTGTACGATATGCAATTCAATTTTTCACAAGAAGAGAATGAAATTTTAATATCTGAACAATTGTATGAATACCAAAAAAAAGAACTTTTTCAGTTGATGAATGATAATGAAACAAATACTAAAAATGTAATTTTAGAACCTTATTTTGTTACAAATTCAAATGAAAATAATATTGAAATAACCAACAATCCAAAACTGAATTTTGCCGAAATTAATTATAAAAGTTCCAAGAAAGAGGTAGGTGTTCTGCGAGGAGACAACCTTCCGACCTTATCAGCTTTTTATGGATTTTCAACGTTTTATTCTGCTCCGATAAACAGACCGGATGTGGTAGTGGATGATTTTCAAACACAATTTGATAATAATAAATACCATCAAACGGGCCTGCAATTGCAAATACCCATTTTCACCGGATTCAAACATAACCGAAGAATTGCAGCGGCAAAAATTCAAACAGAAAGAGCAAAGTGGCAAGCAGAACAAGAAAAAATTAAAATCAATCAACAAGTTGAATTAGAAAAAACCCAAAAGAATAACTACTTGCAACGCAATGAAAAACTCAAAAACTCACTCGACTTGGCAGAAAAAATGTTTACCACTTCGCAAGCAAAATTCTTAACCGGAAAAACAGATGCAGTTGTGTTTTCAACCATTAAAAATCAACGATTAAATGCCGAATACGAAGTTTTGAAGAATGATTTGTTGTTTCAATATACTTCTGTGAGAATCAATTTGCTTACTAAAAATCAGTTGTAA
- a CDS encoding DUF6036 family nucleotidyltransferase encodes MPTNLFNADFLDFLELLDKHDVDFLLVGGYAVILHGYIRSTGDLDLWINKTSKNYNNLKKAYLDFGAPIFSKEEFESDKFDVWSMGNEPRKIEILTHVDGLVFEESKKNCNWFELEKIKVPYIDFDDLIKNKKATGRYKDLADIEELKKKKE; translated from the coding sequence ATGCCAACAAATCTATTTAATGCCGATTTTTTAGATTTTTTAGAACTTCTAGATAAACACGACGTTGATTTTCTATTGGTTGGAGGTTACGCAGTTATTTTACACGGCTATATCAGAAGTACTGGAGATTTAGACTTGTGGATTAACAAAACTTCAAAAAATTACAACAATTTAAAAAAAGCATACCTTGATTTTGGTGCTCCTATTTTTTCAAAAGAAGAATTTGAAAGCGATAAATTTGATGTGTGGAGTATGGGAAATGAACCAAGAAAAATTGAAATTCTTACCCATGTTGATGGTTTAGTTTTTGAAGAAAGTAAGAAAAACTGTAATTGGTTCGAGTTAGAAAAAATTAAAGTACCTTATATTGATTTTGACGATTTAATCAAAAATAAAAAAGCTACGGGACGATACAAGGATTTAGCAGACATAGAAGAGTTAAAGAAGAAAAAAGAATAA
- a CDS encoding efflux RND transporter periplasmic adaptor subunit, producing MDTIVPRKNRKNKYILIASVVFLLLTVLVVMSMTKKRSLDVSSSEVSIKSVMVENFEDYIVFQAKVEPLNSMLINVIEGGSTQEIFVENGDFVEKGQPLARLYNPNTELSFMNQETAMIEQINNLNKAKLDLRTQELNLAKDLISIEHDYFDAKNLYDLNQKLYKQEILSKNEWETTQENFRYQTERKNIIQQSVQKEKKDNQILIAQINQSQGIMQKSLQILRENKKNFLVVATLAGRLSSFEPVLGKNYSAGETIGKIDVMKGYKLMADVDEFYLEKVSEGQKANIEYKEKMISVIVSKVIPEVKNGRFQVELQFENNKELDLRQGLSFGVRLLLSEKTKSTVIPKGSFYQETAGKWIFVVNGDKAERREIKLGRENPLYYEVLSGLKVGEKVITSGYKDYVEVEVLNLNKN from the coding sequence ATGGACACCATCGTTCCTCGTAAAAATAGAAAAAATAAATACATACTGATCGCTTCCGTAGTTTTTTTGCTATTGACTGTTTTGGTTGTAATGAGTATGACCAAAAAAAGAAGTTTGGATGTTTCTTCTTCGGAAGTTTCCATTAAATCGGTAATGGTTGAAAATTTTGAAGATTATATTGTTTTTCAGGCGAAAGTTGAACCTTTAAATTCGATGCTGATTAATGTAATTGAAGGTGGTTCCACTCAGGAAATTTTTGTTGAAAACGGAGATTTTGTCGAAAAAGGTCAGCCTTTAGCACGATTGTACAACCCAAATACCGAATTAAGTTTTATGAATCAGGAAACGGCGATGATTGAACAAATCAATAATTTGAATAAAGCCAAACTTGATTTACGAACACAAGAATTAAATTTAGCAAAAGATTTAATTTCGATTGAACACGATTATTTTGACGCCAAAAATTTATATGACTTGAATCAGAAATTATACAAACAAGAAATTCTTTCCAAGAATGAATGGGAAACTACGCAGGAAAATTTCAGGTATCAAACCGAACGAAAAAATATCATTCAACAAAGTGTTCAAAAGGAGAAAAAAGACAATCAAATTTTAATCGCACAAATCAATCAATCGCAAGGAATTATGCAAAAAAGTTTGCAAATTTTACGTGAAAATAAAAAGAATTTTTTAGTGGTGGCAACCTTGGCAGGAAGACTTTCATCGTTTGAACCCGTCTTGGGGAAAAATTATTCAGCCGGAGAAACCATCGGTAAAATTGATGTGATGAAAGGCTATAAATTAATGGCTGATGTGGATGAATTTTATTTGGAAAAAGTGTCTGAAGGTCAAAAAGCAAACATCGAATACAAAGAGAAAATGATTTCAGTTATCGTTTCCAAAGTAATTCCGGAAGTAAAAAATGGTCGTTTTCAAGTAGAATTACAATTTGAAAACAACAAAGAACTCGATTTGCGTCAGGGATTAAGCTTTGGAGTACGACTTTTATTATCCGAAAAAACAAAATCAACCGTCATTCCAAAAGGAAGTTTTTATCAGGAAACCGCCGGAAAATGGATTTTTGTTGTCAATGGTGATAAAGCAGAACGCAGAGAAATTAAGTTAGGAAGAGAAAATCCTTTGTATTATGAAGTGCTTTCCGGATTGAAAGTTGGAGAAAAAGTAATAACTTCCGGTTATAAAGATTATGTCGAAGTAGAAGTTTTAAATTTAAATAAAAATTAA
- a CDS encoding ABC transporter ATP-binding protein has translation MITIKKISKIFRTEEVETKALNEIDLVVNQGEFITIMGASGCGKSTLLNIVGLLDSASGGSYQLLNQEMNGLSESEKSKIRKQNIGFIFQNFNLIDELSVFDNIELPLIYNNVPTSERKKKVEAIAERLAISHRLKHFPQQLSGGQQQRVAVARALINDPKIILADEPTGNLDSKNGNEVMELLTDLHANGATILMVTHSDYDASFSQKTIYMKDGMVISEKQNSRNVDVLVTN, from the coding sequence ATGATCACAATCAAAAAAATATCCAAAATTTTCCGAACCGAAGAAGTAGAAACCAAAGCATTAAACGAAATTGATTTGGTTGTCAATCAAGGCGAATTCATCACCATCATGGGAGCATCCGGTTGCGGGAAATCAACTTTGCTCAATATTGTGGGCTTGTTAGACAGTGCTTCGGGAGGAAGTTATCAATTGTTGAATCAGGAAATGAATGGTTTATCCGAATCTGAAAAATCAAAAATCAGAAAACAAAATATCGGATTTATTTTTCAAAATTTCAACTTGATTGATGAACTTTCCGTGTTTGACAATATCGAATTACCACTTATTTATAACAATGTTCCAACTTCAGAAAGAAAGAAAAAAGTAGAAGCAATTGCCGAACGTTTGGCGATTTCACATCGTTTAAAACATTTTCCACAACAACTTTCCGGTGGTCAACAACAAAGAGTGGCTGTGGCAAGAGCTTTAATAAATGATCCAAAAATCATTTTGGCCGATGAACCTACAGGAAATTTAGATAGTAAAAATGGTAATGAAGTGATGGAATTGTTAACCGATTTACACGCCAACGGAGCCACAATTTTAATGGTGACGCATTCTGATTATGACGCTTCTTTTTCACAAAAAACCATTTATATGAAAGACGGAATGGTGATTTCTGAAAAACAAAACAGTAGAAATGTTGATGTTTTGGTAACCAATTAA
- a CDS encoding ABC transporter permease, protein MINNWIKIFLYQLKKNKLFTILNTLGLSLGIAGLIFAILYWNDEQSYNAWNPEKGKVMHVVSYVSVDTYWSTSVASLEPYLQKSFPELDAYCYLNQWYYNEIIQYKNKKEIVPIIDAQKTFFKFFPFEFIKGNAQNPLPDKNSIAISNQTAEKLFGNEEPIGKEVTYSGRTLVVRGVYKISGKSSLEPEAVTNLIDSKLEEDKDQWGNFTYGLLLKLKNPSDSEKVSFKLKKLMSENRELKWAKEQGITLDEWKKQGGFQTQILLEPLENARLHSKVDGYAEGQGNYQFLMIMVGLSVLILILSIVNYINLATANAIQRAKEVGVRKILGASKSNIVKQFIFETVLITTFSILLALVIVELSLPYYNEFLGKTLLIHGSQFYIQLILIFLIVIIVAGIFPSVYVSNFETLKVLKGNFGRSKSGVWLRNAMLILQFGIASFFIIGSYIVYQQVIYLQNKELGFKGEQIIQIDYRNPYDYTQEGVREKLLSRYLTIKQELSKINGVKQVATGSFSFGSGASSSSSFSYNDVTIQGQNMGMDFGMLDMMNIKIKKGRGLSEKYASDSISSILINETAEKMMNEKDVLGKEINWNGKKLKIVGVVADFHLNGPHNEIPPMAFFHLKTIDWMIFNVNKIYVKVNPEDIEMVKADIEKFWTKKVDGDYPFTYDFVDKHFARTYETYVKQKNLFSLLNVIVILIALFGLFSLASYSIQRRMKEIAIRKTLGAETKTLLKDLSKQYIVFCLIGFLLALFPVYFLLGKWLENFVYRIDITLMPFIIGFVILLILTLVVVLSKAYQATKVEVLNYLKYE, encoded by the coding sequence ATGATTAATAATTGGATCAAGATATTTTTATATCAACTCAAAAAGAATAAACTTTTCACTATTCTCAACACATTAGGTTTGAGTTTAGGAATCGCAGGATTGATTTTTGCCATTTTGTATTGGAATGATGAGCAAAGTTATAATGCTTGGAATCCCGAAAAGGGAAAAGTGATGCACGTGGTGAGTTATGTTTCTGTTGATACGTATTGGTCAACTTCGGTTGCGTCTTTAGAACCATATCTTCAAAAATCATTTCCCGAATTGGATGCGTATTGTTATTTAAATCAATGGTATTACAATGAAATAATTCAGTATAAAAACAAGAAAGAGATAGTTCCGATTATCGACGCTCAAAAAACTTTTTTTAAATTTTTCCCTTTTGAATTTATTAAAGGAAATGCTCAAAATCCTCTTCCGGACAAAAATAGCATTGCAATATCCAATCAAACAGCTGAAAAACTATTTGGAAATGAAGAGCCAATTGGGAAAGAAGTGACTTATTCCGGTCGAACATTAGTGGTTCGTGGTGTTTATAAAATTTCGGGAAAATCATCGTTAGAACCAGAAGCAGTAACCAATTTGATAGATAGTAAATTAGAAGAAGACAAAGACCAATGGGGTAATTTTACGTATGGATTACTACTTAAATTGAAAAACCCTTCTGATTCAGAAAAGGTTTCATTTAAATTAAAAAAATTAATGAGTGAAAACCGGGAGTTAAAATGGGCAAAAGAACAAGGAATTACCTTAGATGAATGGAAAAAGCAAGGCGGATTTCAAACACAAATTCTTTTAGAACCATTAGAAAATGCTCGTCTTCACAGCAAAGTAGATGGGTATGCCGAAGGACAAGGAAATTATCAGTTTTTGATGATTATGGTAGGTTTGTCGGTTTTAATTTTAATTCTTTCGATTGTTAATTATATCAATTTGGCTACAGCCAACGCCATTCAAAGAGCCAAAGAAGTGGGTGTAAGAAAGATTTTAGGAGCATCTAAAAGTAACATTGTAAAACAATTTATTTTTGAAACGGTATTAATTACAACTTTCTCCATTTTACTAGCTTTAGTCATTGTAGAATTATCATTGCCGTATTACAACGAATTTTTAGGTAAAACTTTACTCATTCACGGAAGCCAATTTTACATTCAATTGATATTAATTTTTCTAATCGTAATCATCGTAGCCGGAATTTTTCCTTCTGTTTACGTGTCCAATTTTGAAACGCTGAAAGTGCTAAAAGGCAATTTTGGCAGAAGTAAAAGTGGCGTTTGGTTACGAAATGCAATGCTCATTCTTCAATTCGGAATCGCATCGTTTTTCATCATCGGGTCTTACATTGTTTACCAACAAGTAATTTATTTGCAAAACAAAGAATTGGGTTTCAAAGGCGAACAAATCATTCAAATTGATTACCGAAATCCATATGATTATACACAAGAAGGCGTGCGTGAAAAATTATTGTCAAGGTATCTAACCATCAAACAAGAGTTGTCTAAAATAAATGGAGTTAAACAAGTGGCAACCGGGTCATTTTCTTTTGGAAGCGGAGCAAGTTCATCGTCAAGTTTCAGCTATAACGATGTTACAATTCAAGGTCAAAATATGGGTATGGATTTCGGCATGCTCGATATGATGAATATTAAAATAAAAAAAGGAAGAGGTCTTTCAGAAAAATATGCATCCGATTCAATTTCATCCATTTTAATTAATGAAACAGCTGAAAAAATGATGAATGAAAAAGATGTTTTAGGGAAAGAAATCAATTGGAATGGAAAAAAACTTAAAATAGTTGGTGTGGTGGCAGACTTTCATCTCAACGGACCACATAACGAAATTCCGCCAATGGCCTTCTTTCATTTAAAAACCATTGATTGGATGATTTTTAATGTCAATAAAATATATGTAAAAGTAAATCCGGAAGATATAGAAATGGTAAAAGCCGATATCGAAAAGTTTTGGACTAAAAAGGTTGATGGCGATTATCCGTTTACGTATGATTTTGTAGATAAACATTTTGCAAGAACGTATGAAACGTATGTTAAACAAAAAAACCTTTTCTCTTTGCTTAATGTCATCGTGATTTTGATTGCGTTGTTCGGATTATTCTCCTTAGCATCCTATTCCATCCAACGTAGAATGAAAGAAATAGCAATCAGGAAAACGTTGGGTGCAGAAACGAAAACATTACTAAAAGATTTATCGAAACAATACATCGTTTTTTGCCTTATCGGATTTTTATTGGCTCTCTTTCCGGTTTATTTTTTACTCGGAAAATGGTTAGAAAATTTCGTTTACCGTATTGATATTACGCTAATGCCGTTTATCATTGGTTTCGTAATTCTATTGATTTTAACGCTGGTCGTAGTACTTTCCAAAGCTTACCAAGCTACTAAAGTTGAGGTTTTAAATTACTTAAAATATGAATAA
- a CDS encoding NAD(P)/FAD-dependent oxidoreductase — protein sequence MIQTDILIIGAGPTGLFAVFEAGLLKLKCHLIDALPQPGGQLAELYPKKPIYDIPGYPEVLAGDLVTNLMEQIKQFQPGFTLGETAETIEKLEDGSFIVTTNKGTQHQAKAIAIAGGLGTFEPRKPLLKDIEFYEQNDRGVDYFVKDPEKYRGKKIVISGGGDSALDWSIFLSDVASEVTLVHRRNEFRGALDSVEKVQELKNSGKIKLVTPAEVIGFKGSERIESVDIEINGARMNVETDYFIPLFGLTPKLGAIANWGLEIEKNAIKVNNALDYQTNIEGIYAIGDVNIYPGKLKLILCGFHEATLMCQSVYNRLNPGKKYVLKYTTVSGVDGFDGTRKEAEKAVVKSIE from the coding sequence ATGATACAAACCGATATACTCATCATTGGAGCCGGCCCAACCGGACTTTTCGCCGTTTTCGAAGCAGGATTATTAAAATTAAAATGTCACCTTATTGATGCACTTCCGCAACCCGGAGGCCAATTAGCCGAATTATATCCCAAAAAACCAATCTACGATATTCCGGGTTATCCCGAAGTATTGGCAGGTGATTTGGTGACCAATTTGATGGAACAAATTAAGCAGTTTCAACCCGGATTCACCTTGGGAGAAACCGCCGAAACCATCGAAAAACTGGAAGACGGAAGTTTTATTGTGACCACCAACAAAGGCACACAACATCAAGCAAAAGCAATAGCAATTGCAGGAGGATTAGGAACATTCGAACCCAGAAAACCATTATTAAAAGACATCGAATTCTACGAACAAAACGATCGCGGAGTAGATTACTTCGTAAAAGATCCTGAAAAATACCGCGGAAAAAAAATCGTCATTTCCGGTGGTGGAGATTCGGCCTTAGATTGGAGTATTTTTCTATCTGATGTGGCTTCAGAAGTAACACTAGTTCACCGAAGAAACGAATTCCGTGGAGCATTAGATTCCGTTGAAAAAGTACAAGAATTAAAAAATTCAGGAAAAATAAAATTGGTTACACCCGCAGAAGTCATTGGTTTCAAAGGATCCGAACGCATCGAATCAGTTGATATCGAAATCAACGGAGCACGCATGAATGTAGAAACCGATTATTTTATCCCACTTTTTGGTTTAACACCAAAACTCGGAGCAATCGCCAACTGGGGATTAGAAATCGAAAAGAATGCTATCAAAGTTAATAACGCTTTAGATTATCAAACCAACATCGAAGGAATTTATGCCATTGGCGACGTAAACATCTATCCAGGAAAATTAAAACTAATTTTATGCGGATTCCACGAAGCCACCTTAATGTGTCAAAGTGTTTATAATCGACTAAATCCCGGAAAAAAATATGTATTGAAATACACCACCGTTTCCGGCGTTGATGGTTTTGACGGAACACGAAAAGAAGCAGAAAAAGCAGTTGTAAAATCGATTGAATAA
- a CDS encoding 2Fe-2S iron-sulfur cluster-binding family protein, translating to MQQDITIKITDRNGTTHEVQAPTDMNMNIMELVRAYELAEEGTIGVCGGMAMCASCQCYVLNENEVPLPEKSPDEDAMLWEAYHVKENSRLGCQIHITPEINGLEVELAPAQ from the coding sequence ATGCAACAAGACATCACCATCAAAATCACCGACCGAAACGGAACCACACACGAAGTCCAAGCTCCAACCGATATGAACATGAACATCATGGAATTGGTTCGTGCTTATGAACTAGCAGAAGAAGGAACTATCGGAGTTTGCGGAGGAATGGCAATGTGTGCTTCTTGTCAATGTTATGTGTTGAATGAAAACGAAGTTCCGCTACCGGAAAAATCACCTGACGAAGATGCGATGCTTTGGGAAGCCTATCACGTCAAAGAAAACAGCAGATTAGGTTGTCAAATTCACATTACACCGGAAATTAACGGTTTGGAAGTTGAATTGGCTCCTGCACAATAA
- a CDS encoding Mrp/NBP35 family ATP-binding protein, with protein MKLDRKEILKALETISVAGEGKNMVESGAVQNVLTFGDEVVVELVLSTPALHIKKRAEVDIIKTIHDLVYEKAKVKVNIKVEAPEKPENPNLIKGKPIPGISNIVAIASGKGGVGKSTVTANLAVTLAKMGFNVGVLDADIYGPSMPIMFDVEHEKPISVEVDGKSKMKPVESYEVKILSIGFFTKPDQAVIWRGPMAAKALNQMIFDADWGQLDFLLIDLPPGTGDIHLSIMQSLPITGAVVVSTPQAVALADAKKGVSMFLSESISVPVLGIIENMAYFTPEELPNNKYYIFGKEGAKNLAEDLQVPMLGEIPLIQSIREAGDYGRPAALQTATPLEAAFEEIARNVVQEVVNRNESLPPTEAIKITTMAGCSAVKGKK; from the coding sequence ATGAAACTCGACAGAAAAGAAATACTCAAAGCCTTAGAAACCATTTCTGTGGCCGGCGAAGGAAAAAATATGGTTGAAAGCGGAGCAGTGCAAAACGTACTCACTTTTGGAGATGAAGTAGTGGTAGAATTAGTATTATCAACTCCCGCTTTACACATCAAAAAAAGAGCAGAAGTTGACATCATCAAAACCATCCACGATTTGGTGTACGAAAAAGCCAAAGTAAAAGTCAACATCAAAGTAGAAGCTCCCGAAAAACCTGAAAACCCAAACCTAATCAAAGGAAAACCAATTCCGGGAATCAGCAACATTGTTGCCATTGCATCCGGAAAAGGTGGCGTTGGAAAATCTACCGTAACAGCCAATTTAGCCGTAACGTTAGCCAAAATGGGTTTCAATGTAGGTGTTTTAGATGCGGATATTTACGGACCATCGATGCCAATTATGTTCGACGTTGAACACGAAAAACCAATCTCAGTTGAGGTCGATGGAAAATCAAAAATGAAACCGGTAGAAAGTTACGAAGTAAAAATTCTTTCCATCGGATTTTTCACAAAACCCGACCAAGCCGTCATTTGGCGTGGCCCGATGGCAGCCAAAGCCTTAAACCAAATGATTTTTGATGCCGATTGGGGTCAACTCGACTTCCTTCTCATCGATTTACCACCCGGAACAGGCGACATTCACCTTTCCATTATGCAATCTCTGCCCATCACAGGAGCTGTTGTCGTGAGCACGCCGCAAGCCGTCGCATTAGCAGATGCTAAAAAAGGAGTTTCAATGTTTTTATCAGAATCCATCAGCGTTCCCGTGTTAGGAATCATCGAAAATATGGCTTATTTCACGCCGGAAGAACTACCAAACAACAAATACTATATCTTTGGTAAAGAAGGAGCAAAAAATTTAGCCGAAGATTTACAAGTGCCAATGTTGGGCGAAATTCCGTTAATTCAAAGCATTCGCGAAGCAGGAGACTACGGTCGTCCGGCCGCACTTCAAACCGCCACGCCGTTAGAAGCCGCTTTCGAAGAAATTGCCCGAAATGTTGTGCAGGAAGTAGTAAACAGAAACGAAAGTTTACCACCAACTGAAGCAATCAAAATAACCACAATGGCCGGATGTTCGGCTGTAAAAGGTAAAAAATAA